GACCGGCCTTCATGCTTTGAATGCGGGCCGTAATGCGCTATATTGATATTGCGGAAGCACCCCTCTCAATCGTACCTATGTGGCATTGTGACCAGTCTATATCAAATACAGGAAAACAAGTGCGTGCTACTCTCAATCGTACCTATGTGGCATTGTGACCTGAAGCTTGCCCTCACTCTGATCGAAGCTGACAATCCTCTCAATCGTACCTATGTGGCATTGTGACCCCTCCAGGTAAACCGTTCGTCGGTATAGTTGTCCTCTCTCAATCGTACCTATGTGGCATTGTGACGATCTCTGAGCGTTTCCACGGCGACCGCCATCAGGCCTCTCTCAATCGTACCTATGTGGCATTGTGACCGACCGCCATCAGGCGGTCAATGTCATACGAGCTCAACTCTCAATCGTACCTATGTGGCATTGTGACCCGCGGCGCGAAGCTTCTTAGTTCCAGCTTAGGCGCCTCTCAATCGTACCTATGTGGCATTGTGACCGCTTGTATCTCTCTGCTTATCTCTGTAAGCATAGTACTCTCAATCGTACCTATGTGGCATTGTGACTCTTAAGTCAGCATGAATTTCTCTCTCATTCTCAACCTCTCAATCGTACCTATGTGGCATTGTGACTTTCTCAGCTGATTTGGTCGTGATGTCTTTGGCTACACTCTCAATCGTACCTATGTGGCATTGTGACGTTACAAATTACGACTTACATAGTCGTAGTTGCTTACTCTCAATCGTACCTATGTGGCATTGTGACTCAGGGCAGCCGTAGCTTTGAACAAGCGTTTGAATGCTCTCAATCGTACCTATGTGGCATTGTGACTGCTTCGGGTGGATACATGACATGGCTATCGTCAACCACTCTCAATCGTACCTATGTGGCATTGTGACTGGATTTCACCCCATATAACATAGGGTATGCCTGCCCTCTCAATCGTACCTATGTGGCATTGTGACTTTGAGCTTTTTTCATGTGTATAGTACCTTATGTTAACTCTCAATCGTACCTATGTGGCATTGTGACCGCTTCTAATCGGTCTCTTAACTCTGCAACCTTATACTCTCAATCGTACCTATGTGGCATTGTGACATTTGTTTTTTAACGGTGTTGATTGAGTCTTTTAGTCTCTCAATCGTACCTATGTGGCATTGTGACACTTTTTCATAGTATAGTACTTTGAATGTTAGTAATCTCTCAATCGTACCTATGTGGCATTGTGACTTGGGTTAATTTCGCCCCTAACAAACTGAATACTTTCTCTCAATCGTACCTATGTGGCATTGTGACTTGAAAAGAATAAACTTCTTTTATTCTATCGGTTGTCTCTCAATCGTACCTATGTGGCATTGTGACTCCCTTGCTGTTGTACCACTCAGTAAGTAAAAGAACTACTCTCAATCGTACCTATGTGGCATTGTGACATTCCGGTTGTTGGTTCTGGTTTTGGTTTGGGTGAACTCTCAATCGTACCTATGTGGCATTGTGACGTTCATTGTCTTATCCTGTTTTGTTGTGAGTCAGGCCTCTCAATCGTACCTATGTGGCATTGTGACCCGCCTGCTTCTATTTCGGATTTTGCGCATTCGTGTGCTCTCAATCGTACCTATGTGGCATTGTGACGTCTCAACCCACTTCCAATAGGTTTCCCACGGGCTGCTCTCAATCGTACCTATGTGGCATTGTGACTCAGATATGACACTATACTTTGTGGGATTCACAAAACTCTCAATCGTACCTATGTGGCATTGTGACATTGTTTCTTCGTGTACTTCTTCATCTATTATTCCTCTCTCAATCGTACCTATGTGGCATTGTGACGAATAATGAGAGCGTTTTCAAAGTGATTTCTGTCATCTCTCAATCGTACCTATGTGGCATTGTGACAGACTACAAAAGCTTTCATCCTACCGCTCCTTCTGCCTCTCAATCGTACCTATGTGGCATTGTGATGTAGCGTTAGTCAACTAGAAGCTTGCTTTCATTTATACCTCTCAATCGTACCTATGTGGCATTGTGATGTCTTCAACCGCAAAACTTTATTACCCTTTCGGTTTACTCTCAATCGTACCTATGTGGCATTGTGACACAGATGTAAGAAATGCCGATGCACGTTTTTCGCCGCTCTCAATCGTACCTATGTGGCATTGTGATCCGCTTGTCTTGCGGATATGGCCGGTAACGTGTTCACTCTCAATCGTACCTATGTGGCATTGTGTCCCGCCATGTGTGCGCCCGAGCGCACACTTTGTAAAGCTCTCAACCGTACCTATGTGGCATTGGGGCCAATAAGTGTCTGACTGTACCCAAACTTTGCGGTCCTCTCAGTGGTACCTGCGTGGCATGGTGGCCCGCCCCCGGTCGCCTGTATGTTTCTTGTAATTCTGCCCGCTCCATCGTAGCTGCGGGGCATTTGGTTCGCTTGTGCGGAGGTTGTTTTTCCGGAAAACGGGAAGCACGGTAACGGCAGACGTTTCCATGCGCCTGGGCTCCGTAGCCGGGGGCAACCATCATGGAAACCGAAACGGGGGTCAGTTTGACCGGTTCAGGCAAAGGGTCGGTTGCTTCTAAAGTGGAGCGCTGCTAAAGCAGCCTGCGGCAACAGTAGCGCCCGTGACCATTTTTGCCTGTCGTTAGGAAAATGGACCGTCTTAACGCCTGTTTAAACGCCCGTTAACGCCTCATTAACGGCCTGTTAAAAAAGGCATCCGTACCTTGTTCCTGCTATGGGTGCTACGTGCCCGTGCTGTCGCAAGTCAGTGGTACGCCTTTGCACGAACAGCCCGGCAATGCTTTCAAGTCCGAACGGCCCTCCGGGCACCGCATAGCGTGCTTGCTTTCCGGAGCTATGCGGAAAATAGCGCACCGCCCGCGAAATTGAATTCCTGTTGCTGTGTGCCCGATTTGAGCAAAATGAGAATCAGCGGGAGCCGGCGCAGCACCTGCGGCTAATTGCAAGGATGCAGCGGATTCAGACGGCAATCATTGTTGTGGGTATTTTGGTGCCGATTGCTGCGGCCTGGGTTTGTCTCTGATGTTCATTTATCCCCAAACCTGAACCGGCCCCTATCAAAAAGTGCAGTTGAAATGTGATTTTGCGTGGCAGAGTACATTGCGCCAAATTCTCATGCCCTCCCCAAAAAAGCACGGGATTGGGCGTAGGGTGAGGGGTTTTGAACCATCACGGCTGACCGTGATGTGCAAGGCGTTTCCCCCAAAAAATACGGCGCTGCTGAATGGCTGCGCAGCCGGTAGCAGGGGCAGCTTTTGGGGTTCGTTGCGGTACACGCGGTGCCGGGCCTGCCTGTTGTATCCGCATCTGGGGATGCAGCACCGGAGGCTGTGGTTTGTGGTTGGGGGTTTGGGGGATGGGGCCCTGCGCCTGCCGCAGCTGCTTTACCGGAAGGACATCCGCAAGGGGGTGGAGGGGCGCGGCGGAACGTTACCGGACGTTACGGCTGCGGATAATGAGTTTTTTTAAGGCTATGTTTGTTTTGCGTTTAGGATATCCTTTGCGCAAAGGCACATTTTTTTGTGTCATATTTGAATTCGAACATTGCCTTTTTTATCCAAATGCCCTATTTAAAACAAAGCTTAACATTATTGCCTGCGGCGGATGCGCGCGGAGCCGGCAGCTTTCCGGAAAAAGAAAAAAACCTGTGTAAGGTTTTCGGCTTTCGGTTCTCTGTGAACTTACAGGCGGCGTGCAAGCGGGGTAATGTTGTTAAGGACGGTCCGGCCATCTGCGATACAAGGGGTAAGGCTAAGGGGAAGGGTTCAGCTGCGGCTGTTCATTTTTCTGCGGGTTAAGTCCTCTTGTTTTCCTTCCTGTTTGATTCTACTGCGCTGAGTATACCATACCCTATTATCCCATACCATACCATGAAATTCCGGATAGACCTCACGCCCAATACCGAAGCGGTTCCTTTTAACTATGCACATCAGCTGTGCGGCATTTTTCATCACTGGCTGGGCCCCAATGAGTTGCACGACCTGATGAGCCTGTATTCGCTGGGCTGGCTGCGCGGCGGCAAGGCCGAGGGCGGCGGACTCTGGTTCCGCGATGGGGCTAGCTGGGATATCGGCATCTATAATGATGCGGTGGCCGAGCAGCTGGTGCGCGGGCTGCTGCTGCGGGATTTCCGCTTTTACGGGATGGGCATCCGGAAGGTGAGTCCGCTCGCGCCGCCGGATTTCAGTGCGGGGCATCATCGGTTTCTGAGCGACAGCCCTGTGCTGCTGCGCCGGGTGGAGGATGATTATTCGCGCACGCATGTGACCTTCCGGGATCCGGACAGCAGCCGCATTCTGGAGCGGGTGATTCAGAAGAAGGCGCAGGAAGCGGGTCATGCTACGGCGGGCAGCCTCCGGTTGCGCTTCGATGAGCGCTACCGCAACCCGAAAACCCGCCTCGTGCGCATCAAGGATATCGACTACCGCGCCTCGGTCTGCCCTCTGATTGCCGAAGGCAGCCCCGAAGCCCTCGAATTCCTCTGGACCGTCGGCGCCGGCGAAATGACCGGGGTGGGATTTGGGAGCTTGGGTCATACGGGGCGGATGGATGGGGGGCGGGAGGGAATGCTCAGCAGAACCGCTGGTCAGAGCAAGACCTGACCGCATACAGTATTAGTTCACAAACAGTTGTTTTTCTTATAATTCGAAAATACGGTTATGTTACAACTTAACGCCAAACAGGGTATTTACCTGGCAGCCCTGCTTCACGATATCGGAAAGTTCTGGCAGCGCGCAAGCAGGAGCCGGAAGGTGCTTCCGCTGGAAGTGCAGCAGGTAGAAGGTGATATTTGCCCCAAAGGTAAGGCAGGCTATGCTACGCACATACACGCGCTGTTTACCTATGCCTTCTTTTTGAACCACCGCGCTATCATTCCGGAGTCTTTTGAGATTGAGGGGGAAACGGTGGGGATTGCCCGGCTTTCCGCCCGGCATCACCGAAAAGACCTGAATGGATGGGAGCGGATTATCATGTTCGCGGATCATCTGTCTTCCGGTCATGACCGTCGGGATGATGAGGAGGCGGACGATGCATCTGTTGCCGGCACATCATCCTACAAATACAAAAAAATCCCGCTGCTGAATGTGTTCGATACCGTGTATCGGGTGCGTAAGCCGGAGGAGCGCAGCTACTTTCCGTTGCGGGCGCTCAGCACGGACAAAGTCAGCTTTCCCGCGCGGAAGCATCCGCTTGATACCGATCTTGAGCCGGAGTACGCTAAACTGTGGGACGCTTTTGAGCGGGAGTTTGTGATGCTGCCCACCGAAAGCACGAATGCCTTTCTGCGGAGTTTGGATCATTTGCTGCGCAAATACACCTGGAGCATCCCGAGCGCTACCAACAGCATGAGCGATGTTTCGCTGTATGATCATGCCAAAACAACGGCGGTGATTGCGGCCTGTTTGTTTGACAGCCGGTTGGCACGAGTGCTGCCGGATAGTATGGACAAGCTGAAAGCAGAGACCAACAGCCGCTTCACCCTGCTTGCCGGTGACTTTTCGGGTATTCAGAAATTTATTTATCAGATCAGCTCCAAAGGGGCGGCTAAGACGCTGAAAGGCCGGTCGTTTTACATCGGCCTGGTGCAGGATGTGATTATCGAGAAAATCCTGAAGCTGTACGGGCTGCAGCCTGCGCATATTCTGATGAAGAGCGGCGGCAGGTTTCAGATGTTGCTGCCGTATGATCCAGAAAAGCTGGATGAGGCCATTGCTTTCGTAGGCGAGGCAAACCTGGAGCTGCGGCGGATTTTTGACGGTGTGCTTTATCTGGCAACCGGTGCGGTAGATTTCATCAGTGATGAATTCTTTGTTGACGGACGCTACAGTGACCTGGTTTCTGAGGCCTATGCTAAAATTGAGGAAGACAAGTCGCGCCGGTACGCACGGGTGATTGATCACGATTTTTTCAAACCCCAAAAAGTGAAGGGCACTTCGGCAGAACATATTTGCCATGTTACCGGTGTTGATCTCGATAAGAGTGAGGTCCGCGAACTTGGCGAGGGTGCCGATGCGCTGAAGGTAAGCCGCGCCGTGAAGGAGCAGATCGAACTGGGGCGCGCACTCAAAGGAGCGAAGTATCTCATAAAGACTACCGGCGGCAAAGGGCTGAAACCGCTTGGTTCTTTTTTGAAAAAGGACTACCCCGGTGATGTGATTGCTTATGAAGTGGTTTCGGACCTGAGTCAGGCGAAAATTAAAGAACTTTCGGATGCCAATGCGCGGGTGCTGGAGATTCAGCGCTTCAATAGCACCGATTTTCTGACACATGCGGCTGATTTTGGCGATGTGAGTCAGGGTTTTCAGTTTTATGGTGCGGCCTGGATTCCGGAAAACACGGCGCAGGATCAGCCGGTTGAATTCACGGATATTGCCAAAGACGGCCAAAATGATCTGATGGCGATTGTGCGCATGGACGTCGATAATCTTGGCGTGATGTTCCGCGATGGTTTTGCGCCCAAAGATGATAATGCGGGCAAGCACCGGGGCAGCATCTCCCGATACAGCACCCTGAGCAGTATGCTTGACTGGTTTTTCTCGGCTTACATGAATACCCTGTTTGCAGAGCACTACAGCAATCGGGAAGCGCTCGATACGGATCTATCTGTTGCCCAACTGCGCAATGATAAGCCCAACAATCACATTC
This genomic stretch from Cyclonatronum proteinivorum harbors:
- the cas10 gene encoding type III-A CRISPR-associated protein Cas10/Csm1 translates to MLQLNAKQGIYLAALLHDIGKFWQRASRSRKVLPLEVQQVEGDICPKGKAGYATHIHALFTYAFFLNHRAIIPESFEIEGETVGIARLSARHHRKDLNGWERIIMFADHLSSGHDRRDDEEADDASVAGTSSYKYKKIPLLNVFDTVYRVRKPEERSYFPLRALSTDKVSFPARKHPLDTDLEPEYAKLWDAFEREFVMLPTESTNAFLRSLDHLLRKYTWSIPSATNSMSDVSLYDHAKTTAVIAACLFDSRLARVLPDSMDKLKAETNSRFTLLAGDFSGIQKFIYQISSKGAAKTLKGRSFYIGLVQDVIIEKILKLYGLQPAHILMKSGGRFQMLLPYDPEKLDEAIAFVGEANLELRRIFDGVLYLATGAVDFISDEFFVDGRYSDLVSEAYAKIEEDKSRRYARVIDHDFFKPQKVKGTSAEHICHVTGVDLDKSEVRELGEGADALKVSRAVKEQIELGRALKGAKYLIKTTGGKGLKPLGSFLKKDYPGDVIAYEVVSDLSQAKIKELSDANARVLEIQRFNSTDFLTHAADFGDVSQGFQFYGAAWIPENTAQDQPVEFTDIAKDGQNDLMAIVRMDVDNLGVMFRDGFAPKDDNAGKHRGSISRYSTLSSMLDWFFSAYMNTLFAEHYSNREALDTDLSVAQLRNDKPNNHILPVYAGGDDVFLITRWDLAHQTARVIYDDFKAFTNQHERLTISGGMHVVHGKYPIHKAAQNAEHDEKEAKKLPDASGKAGKDAFCMYGVPLDWKDLTLTEDLMHYLIQQQEEMKSRALLGFIRRLSADYHPNYHYGRWRWRTAYQLQRIGKSYKKEAEMADLASWLFVGSMNDRRPTRFKGLSIKPEIIHLVPLLTRWMQNLTRTTTK
- a CDS encoding CRISPR-associated endoribonuclease Cas6, translating into MKFRIDLTPNTEAVPFNYAHQLCGIFHHWLGPNELHDLMSLYSLGWLRGGKAEGGGLWFRDGASWDIGIYNDAVAEQLVRGLLLRDFRFYGMGIRKVSPLAPPDFSAGHHRFLSDSPVLLRRVEDDYSRTHVTFRDPDSSRILERVIQKKAQEAGHATAGSLRLRFDERYRNPKTRLVRIKDIDYRASVCPLIAEGSPEALEFLWTVGAGEMTGVGFGSLGHTGRMDGGREGMLSRTAGQSKT